GCTGTGTCTCTTGCTCTGACTTGCCTGCTCGCTCATGATTCAGAACGAGttaaaggaagtcagaagatggcCTCAATCTACTTCACAATAAAGACACAAACTTAAAGAGTATTGTGCATAAGCCCCACTATCTCTTTCTCTCGCTATTTACAAGCCAACATGTCTCTGTTTTGGTGCTGAGGATTAAGCCcaggcatgctaagcaagtgctctgctactgagctacacTCCTGGCTCCGAGTGAGCTCCTCATCGGCTTTTATGATTCCTATCCATTCTAAGACCCCTCTATTGTACAtacaggaaaggagagggagggggatacTCAAGCTTTCGGCTAATCTCCCGGTGAGTTAATGGCTAACTTTGTTCCCACTTTATCCTGGGAAGGATCCAGCACAGCTCTCCATAGATCTGGACAGCTCAGTGATTAGAACCCATGATGCCTTGCAACATGTCGATGGGCAAAGGGAAGACAATGGTGGAGTTTTTCTCTGCAGCAATAGTGGTCAGGGTTTGAAGGTACCGGAGCTGAAGGGCGGCAGGAGACTCGGTGATAACCATGGACGCTTCTTTCAGAGCTCTGGACGCATTCATTTCCCCTTCAGCTGCAATCACCTGCGCAGGGGAAGAAGAGGTCAGCTGGCAAATAGCATGGTGCCACATAGCAGTCCTCAAGTAAGACAGCATATGGGACTGCCAAGAATCCATCAATCCCTAGACACTCAGATCCCAGACATTCTTTTTTCCTGAAACTGAATTGTGTAAGGATGTGTCTGTCTCAAGGTGTTTTCTTTTACAGCTGCCTAGTATTCCAGGCAGGGGTAAAACTCTCTGAACAGGGTTCCAGACAAAGGAGCAGCCCATAGCACTGCAAAGGGGCGAGCGACTGACTTAAATGTGTGGACAGAAGTCAGGTGAATTTCCAGTCCTTTGAAATCAGAGAAAGGAGACTTTATTGAAATGAAAACTTAGAGATTGTGTTTAATGAAGATGACGTGTGAGTTTTAGCACACTGAGTTGTGTGCATGCTAGGAGACACATGGCAGCAAACAAAGGCTCCATCTTACCTATTATTTAAAGTTTCTTAGTTCTATcagaataaaaactaataaagttAGTATTGCATGGTTTCTCTTTCTAGTAAAGAGTACTGAGCATCGATGGGCATGTGAGTGACTGCCGCCAGCACTGCATTCAGAGGAGCATGTCTAGTAAACATGACTTAGGAGAAAGTCTGGAATACTCAGAGAATCCCCTTCATACTGACAGAACGCTTTCATTCTAGCACATCTTAAATGTATGACTGTAGGCTGATAAATTAATTCcgaataagttgccttggtcatggtgtttcagcacagcaacagaaagacagCTAATCTACACTCTTTAGATGGGACAGCATGTCATGGTATCATCATGAGGCAGACGCCACACAAAGCAGGGAAATCAAATTCTGACTGAGTAAGTGGAAACGTATAGAGGAATAGTAAAGGGAGAAGTCCAGACTTGatacagatgtgtatgtgtgtatgtgtatgtgtacataatatggtttttgtttttctttttggtttttgagacagggtctcactatgtagactagtcTAGTTTCAGACTCACGGAGatcccacctgcctctatctGATGAGAGTGATGagtaaggaaggggaggggacaggatcTGAGTCCTAAGTCCAAATTCTGGTTCCATGTGTAGTGTCATTAAATAGGATAGAGGATACCAGGCATTATACTGAACCAGGTAGGCAATAGTGTTCTGAGACAAACACTGGTGAATGCATGAATACACTCCCTGTGTGTAGCAGGCTCAGACTCTCTTCCTTGTCAGCTCTTACATCCAATTGGGCATACTGTCATCTGGGCATGGATCACAGACACTTCATTTCCCTCTTCCAACCAATAAACAATTGTCAACCAGGAAGCCAGACCCACTCTGATGGGCACACATTTAGTTCATCAAAAAGCTACTCTGAGTAAACTACCAAAGAGGTAACGAGATgccacagacttttttttttttttttggtagatgGAGCCCAAGGACACTTGGATGTGAAGAACATCCTCAAGCAAAGCAAGCTCCTTGTGGCTGGGTAGGTCTCCGGCTAAATGTGCAGCAATTCCATGTCAACACACACGTCGTTCCCGCAGACCACCATTAATTTTCTCACCTGTTTCACTACTGGAGCTTAAACCCACAAGTTCATCTACACACTTTAAAGTGGGAGTTGGTAATGTGGCTAAAGAGCCTGTCCTCGTCTGTGCCTTCCTGTGTGGATACTTTTGAGTGGCTTTCTCGGCTCCAGTATGTTTGCGAGCAGTTCTGTGCTCATTTTTCTGCATACTATTATGTCCTATGAATAACTATGCCCTTATCCATTCAACTCAGGATGAGGACTAGAACATTTCCAGGGTGGGGGAAGTGCTGCTGGGGCATATTGCTGGTAAATGTGAGTGTGAATCTGTGAGGTACATACTGTGGATGGAGCTACTGGCCACAGGTTCTGCCAACATCTAGACTGTCTTCCAAAGTGGTGGAACCAATGGGCATCCCCACAGGGCTCCAGTTCACATTGTGCTGTCAAGCCATCCTGATGGGTATCTAGTGTGGCGTTAGCCTGGGACTTGAATTTTGAGTTTCCCTCTGGCTAATTAAGTTGAGAGCTTTTATTCTGAAGTCCATGTGGATGGGTCACCTcactattctctttctctcttctgtaaaCTTGCTTACTGAAGAGGCTGCCAAATTCTATTTCCCATGAGAACTTGAATGTGAGCTCACAGCTATTTCAGAGTTACTTATTTTGCtagtttattttttctgaagCAGGTCATACTTTGTGAACCCTACCCTTGGGGACAGTCAGCCATGGGCCAGGCTCATGTCAGAGCTGTCACGCTAACCTTACAGCCTCACCCAAGGACAGCATTCTAACCGGCCCCTTTAGCTTGCTCCTTGTCATGAAGAAAGCAACTGTTGATAACATTGTGGAAAGTCCATGGTGGGAGGCCCTGGAGGAATTGGGAAGGGAAGCGGGGAGCACAGCGATCTCATCTCTCATCAGCCGTGGGGCCTTGAAGAAATCACTCAGCTCTTTCAGGCTTCAGTTCTCACTGACCAGGATGGCAAACAAGTTTCATTTTTAGGGCTAACTCCTATCAGTTGAGGGTTGTTATCTGGAACACTGCAAAGGGATCTGGATGCCAAGTATAAGCTCAGTGAAAAACAGCTCTGTAGTTAATTACTGACTTGGGAATAAAAGGCAAAGATTCTTGGCTCCTTTAATTCTGACACTCTGTGTGAGACATTAGTATTCCATATGGTCTAACAATGGGCTTCTAGTTAGTGTCAGATAATAAGGTAAAGGTGATTCCTACTTTTCAAATAACTGGGTGGTAACAGAGAACATTTAATAACACTGTGCATATATTTTAGTTCCTGAAAGGGAGGGATTTGCAAGAAAACACTTAAGATTTCTGCAATGTCACCATGAGTGTACTTGAAAGACATGAAAATTCTGGCTGATAGAAACTCCTGGAGGCAGCCTGTCAACAGGGTACCCCTCTACTTAGTACCTGCTGTCTAAGAAGTTATAATAGTCAGTCTGTGGCTTAACCAGGGATCCAGTGAGGTGGACGGGGTCCTGTGGTCAGCCAGCCCTAACCACCACAACTTTCTAATGACGACAGACTGGCTTGCCCCTGTGTTTAGGAGCTCTGTCAAAGGCACAGCACAGCCTTCTATGAAAATCGCTCTAGCTTTTCACAAGGTGTGGCTGTGTGGCCATGACCGGATGTGGCCTTGTCCTTGCTATACCAGAGAATCCCTCTTCTAACAGGAAGCCTCTGTCCTCGCTGCTGCTCCCCAAGGGATACTGCGAACTCGAGAGTGAGAAGCTCCGCCATGAGCTGACGAGGCTGCCCACCCCTCCAGTCCTTGGGTTTGCTGCAGCCCTGACGAGGCTGCCCACCCCTCCAGTCCTTGGGTTTGCTGCAGCCCTGAGGAGGCTGCCCACCCCTCAAGTCCTTGGGTTTGCTGCAGCCTGATGAGGCTGCCTATCCCTCCAGTCCTTGGGTTTGCTGAGATGCCTTCATATTTTGACATGCCATCttacaggaaacatttttttgagatttgcttaataaatatttcctcAGCACTACCAGAAGGGCCATTCACTCAGGCAGGCTTAAGACAAAGGCGGagatgagaagaaagaggaaacatggagagagaagaaagatttaGGAATGAACTGGAGGAGGAAGGATACgcagcagaaaggaaaagggtcctgggggaaagaggaggaaaaaggccAGAGTAATAGAGTAATGGACGGAGCAAACTGACGCAGTGTCACGTGCTCTGAAAGTCAACCTGCCTTTACTAATGAGCTGGGAAAATCAAGCCTGCCACTCACAGGCTTGAGACAACGATACAGCTCTAATAGACCAATGTTCCCATGAGACCCAAGTGGACAGGACAGTGTGCACAGTGCGTTTCCACCTGTGCTAATAATGCAACAACCTAGTCAATTAAAGTGCAAGTACAGGACCAGGGAGGTGGCTCCCGGATAGGGTGTTTTCTGTACCATCTTGAGGACCAGACTTTGCATTCCCAGCCTtcatgcaaaagcaaagagtggTAGCACACCATCTATAACCTCAGtgtggaggagggaggcaggaggctccTGGGGCCTTGCTGACCAGACAGTCTCACCAGATGGTTCAGAatggccttgtctcaaaaatgtacattcatacaaaacacacacacacacacacacacacacacacgcacacgcacacgcacacgcacatgcacgcacgcacacccgCACCCACTCACACTCACCTGTTTAAAATGGTGACCTCTGAGGAAACAGAATTTGAGGTGATGGCCAGGGCTTTTCTAAACATTCATGGCTATTTTACTCTTTCCGAGAGAGAGTGTGTGGAATTtaagaaaaccaaactaaaacaaaatatcaacagaacctaaacaaacagaaaacattaCCTTGGCTCTAGCCTCCCGGGCGGCTTCTGCCTCTGCAGCCATGGCTCTCTGGAGTTGTACTGGTAGCTTCACATCCTTAATCTCCACACGCTCGACCTTTATTCCCCAGTCATCCGTGGCATCATCCAGCGTACTCTGCAAAGAGAAGGGACGGCAAGTGAAGCACTGTCGCCTGCTCAGATGCCAAGAGTGGGCCCATTCACCAGAATGGGGTGTGGATGAGGTGGGTAAGGATTGGTGAATGGCAAAGAATCATCGTCAGAGGAATGCCGAAGCAAGGgctagagagcaagagaggaaacagaTCTGATTCTGTGGCTAATGCGCTAATGGAGGTTGTCAAACTAGTAAGGGACCATAAAGGAATTATTTGTACTCTCCACTGCAGCTGTCCCACATGTCCTGCCCTGGTCAGGAGCAGCATGGAGTAACACACAATTGAGAAGCTGAGGCTGTGGTCCAGTGAGCCATTATTACACATGTAGTGGTCAGCCTTGGGCTAAGCTCAGAGCAGTCTGCCTACCTGAGTTAACAGGATGCATGTTAGCTTGTCTCACGTTCCTCCTTTACAAGGGCAGGAATGAATGGTACTctttctcaggaggctgagacggCACTACACACGCATTATGTATTTTTTAGCAGGGGGATGGTAGTAATGCTCAGGTAGAAATGCAAGGCCTATCTCGGCTGCAGAGCAAGCAACAGGGCATTCTGTGGTGTAGGATGATCACCTATTCAAAACTAAATACACTTCAGAATTTAACCATGATGAGACCTCTATGAATAGGAGCTTTTGCATTTATAGTATGATAACTTCATTGAACAAGCTATTAACATCTACATCACGGGCAAGACTGGAAAGCAAGAGACACGGGACTCATGGGATTTGTCTGTAGGCCAGAGCTTTAGCAATGCTTATACTGTTTTGAAGAGTAACCCCCAAGCCATTATGATCTATGAGGAGAATAATATGGGTTCTAGGGGGTGAAGGGACACCAGAAGGAATTTAAAAACAGTATGTACCTGAGTGCCATGAACTCATGGGTgttcatgaaaatatttctgtaaagtCTGGAAAACCTGAGAAGGAAAAAAGGTGACTATCCTCATCTGGGTGAAGGGTCATGGCCTCAGCTTCAGTTCTCTGGTTCTGGCTAACCATCAGTGGGCACTCCTCACCTGCATGCTGTGTGTCAGCTCCTCTCATGCCTCACCTGCATGTGGTGTGCAATCTCTTCTCTATCAGAGAGgatttgagacaggttcttggtGCCCAGCGCATTCCTGAGGGTAGTTTGTGCCAAAAGACGGGTTGCTGAATCTGCATTGGTGATATTCGCCACAGCCAGGGTTGCGTTCTGAACACGGTAATAGACCACACCATCCACGCTGATTGTCACGGAGTCCTTAGTGAGGACCtacaggaggaggaaggcaatCTCACACCTGCTGGAGCTTCATCACTGCCATTCCATGAACCCTTAAGCAATAGCTAATCTTCTTTAGTAAGACATCAGGAGGTTATTCATACCCCTTTAGAGATTTAATAAGGCTCTCCTGTTTAAGTCCACAGATTCGTTCAACCCCTCAACAAAATCTGAGATGCCACTCAAAAGCTGTCCTTGTTCTGGCTCATTTCTTCCCACCATTCTTTTCCATGGACTCCCTGACTCTTGCTCTCAGGAAGGCCACACCGTGCACATCCACCGTGCCTCTGTGCCGTGATACACTGAGGGGGATGCACGGATGGAtgcctctgcttcttcctaaCACAGTGAGTTTCTTAGGGACAGCTCTTCTGCATCTCTAGCACTGGCAGTGTGGCTGACACATGGTGGAGAGTCATGAGGTGAGAGACAGAACTGTAAGGAGGCCCTAGGACATGAGTAACAAACGGTGCAGGGATGGAGCCCTGAGCCTGGGCTGTAGTGAGCTGTAAGCCATGTGACTTGCTAACCCTTCATCTGTAAGAAGAGCCTGGCAGCAATGCCTCCTAACCATAGCTCTGCCATTCATGAGAGGAGGAATCCTATAGGAAGTCTTTTGAAAGCATCCCTAGCCGTGTCAATGAGAAGTGGACAGTAACAGCTAAGCCTCTCTGAGGCCTAGTTCTGCCAGGCACCAAAGCATCgctttcctttgtttctcaaTTTAAAACACCTCTGACTCAAGAGAACCGGCATTTGTTAACAAATGTACAGGTTGTTACTGTCTTGTGAGACAACCTCTCATAATGTGGTGAGGGAAATAAACACTACTCACAGATTCCTGCCACTGTGGCTGCCACAGCTGCCACCGCTCAACTCTGTGGCTTCTCGGAGCACTGGTTATTGTGAGCTGAGTGTTTAACTTATCTCTTCAAGAAAATCCCAGGGGCTGGGAAAGAGCTGCTTGCCAAGTTCCAATCACTCCAGGTTGGCAGTttgcagagaaagagagcagcGGAAGGCAAAAGCTCACAGCCACATGCCAGATGCCCACAGTGTTTACACAAGAAAATGCCACAATTCCCAGCCCCTCAAAGGGGCTCCAGAGAGCCCATCTTCCTGAACAAGAGGAAAGCATGCAGAGGATCCGGCTTCTTGTAAGGTGTGGGTGGGAATTACTTCTGCTTCACCGAGTTCATGTGAACTGAAAAGTCTGACCTTACCGAGTGCTTACCTAGTTCCAGTAAGGGAGTGCCCAATCTGGCTTCTGGATTTTATGACTTATGATAACAGAAAGCCGGGCTCCTCCAACACCATGCTGAGTTTCTGGACTGTGCCAGGGAACACTGCTCTCTTCCACAGCCTCAGTAGCCTGTCAGCTTCCTGTCTGTGATGGTTGTTATGCCTCCTAACGTACAGGCACCAAATGCCCATAGCAGGGTGGGTGTCCAGTGCCGTCAGCCCTGAGCTGGGGAAAGCACCAGACAGGGCATCCCAAGAGCTGCGATCTGAGGATTTGTCTCAGTGTGACGGCATCCTTCTAGGAACTGGCTATAAAGCCAACTAGAAGCTGTTTGTGAAGAAGTCCTAAAAGGCTCGACTGATCACAGAGGTTCCTAAAATGCCAAATGAGCACTTTCTAATTCTTTTGCTTCTGGCCAATTTatcatgaataaaaatgaaagcccTTAGAAAGGATGTTAAActagattttccttttctgtctgaAACCCATGCAAGAGAGTTGTGGTCAGAATGATGATTACAACAGTAATGGTAAATCCATGTCTTCGGGCATCATGCCATGCCTCTAACAACCGTGATGAGCTCTCACACAGTGCTTCACTTCCAAGTGCTGTGTACACTAAGCACTCTGCATACTCAATCTCCCACTCACTCCTTGCCACACCCATGGCCTCACCATTACAACCTGTGTTTTACAGttgaggacacacacagagaacttaGAGACATGCTCTAGACACAGAGCTGGGCAAAGAGAAGGCAGTCAGGGCGGCAAGCTCTGGCCTCCCAGTGTCAGGCAGCCATAGTGAGAACTGCTCACCTCCTGTGGAGGAATATCGAAGGAGATGGTCCTCATGTCCACCTTGATGAAGCTGTCAGTGCATGGTAGGATAAAAAACAAACCTGCAACACACAGGACCGGAGAGAGTGATTACGCTTAGCTCAACCTTGATCAGTTCTATGGAATACCTGAGACGGCTTTCATAACAAAG
The nucleotide sequence above comes from Mastomys coucha isolate ucsf_1 unplaced genomic scaffold, UCSF_Mcou_1 pScaffold15, whole genome shotgun sequence. Encoded proteins:
- the Stom gene encoding erythrocyte band 7 integral membrane protein, whose amino-acid sequence is MRSDSDSSSMSDKRQSSHVQSQRVPESFRDNPKAELGPCGWILVAASFFFVVITFPISIWICIKIVKEYERVIIFRLGRILQGGAKGPGLFFILPCTDSFIKVDMRTISFDIPPQEVLTKDSVTISVDGVVYYRVQNATLAVANITNADSATRLLAQTTLRNALGTKNLSQILSDREEIAHHMQSTLDDATDDWGIKVERVEIKDVKLPVQLQRAMAAEAEAAREARAKVIAAEGEMNASRALKEASMVITESPAALQLRYLQTLTTIAAEKNSTIVFPLPIDMLQGIMGSNH